A single region of the Anabaena sphaerica FACHB-251 genome encodes:
- the cas2 gene encoding CRISPR-associated endonuclease Cas2 has translation MNVVVSYDISEDKRRTKIHNILKSYGQWVQYSIFECELTDTQYAKLRSRLNKLIKADTDSIRFYFLCACCFGKVERIGGEQPRDHTIFFA, from the coding sequence ATGAATGTTGTTGTTTCTTATGATATTTCTGAGGATAAGCGACGGACTAAAATCCATAATATCCTCAAGTCTTATGGTCAATGGGTGCAGTATAGTATTTTTGAGTGTGAGTTGACTGATACTCAATATGCTAAGTTGCGATCGCGTCTCAATAAGCTAATCAAAGCTGATACTGATAGCATCCGTTTTTACTTCCTCTGCGCTTGCTGTTTTGGTAAAGTGGAAAGAATTGGTGGTGAACAACCCCGCGACCACACTATTTTCTTCGCTTGA
- the cas6 gene encoding CRISPR-associated endoribonuclease Cas6, with amino-acid sequence MPHSLILNITPQSPIYPNFLTGRHYHALFLNLVSSVDRKLGDYLHESNADKAFTLSPLQVQSKHKNQSLILQYEHQKPISAGTPCWWRISLLDDKLFSQLTPLWLNLNPEQPWHLGSANLYITSIQGTPQSTQPWANVCTYAQLYEQASEKDRIINFIFSTPVAFRQGGFDNVLPTKESVFNSLLNRWNKYSGIELNNISFESVYPSAFNIQTEVISNYENKFIGCLGEISYRILGNVETIGIKQINALADFVLYAGIGRKTTMGMGMVRRK; translated from the coding sequence ATGCCCCATAGTCTCATCCTGAACATTACCCCCCAATCTCCCATCTACCCCAATTTTCTCACCGGCAGACATTACCACGCCTTATTCCTTAACCTAGTGAGTTCTGTTGATAGAAAATTAGGAGACTACCTACACGAATCAAACGCCGATAAAGCCTTTACCCTCTCACCATTGCAGGTACAAAGTAAACATAAAAATCAATCTCTCATCTTGCAATATGAACATCAAAAACCGATTTCTGCTGGTACTCCCTGTTGGTGGCGGATATCTTTATTAGATGACAAATTATTTAGTCAACTCACACCTTTATGGTTGAATCTTAACCCGGAACAACCTTGGCATTTAGGGTCAGCTAATTTATATATTACCAGTATTCAAGGTACACCTCAATCTACCCAACCTTGGGCTAATGTTTGTACTTATGCTCAATTATATGAACAAGCAAGTGAGAAAGACCGCATCATTAATTTCATTTTCTCTACACCTGTAGCCTTTCGTCAAGGTGGATTTGATAATGTTTTACCTACCAAGGAATCTGTATTTAATAGTTTGTTGAATCGCTGGAATAAATATAGCGGAATTGAATTAAATAATATTTCCTTTGAATCAGTTTATCCTAGTGCTTTTAATATCCAAACTGAAGTTATTAGCAACTATGAAAATAAATTTATTGGTTGTTTAGGTGAAATTAGCTATCGCATTCTGGGCAATGTGGAAACAATAGGAATTAAGCAAATTAACGCTTTGGCTGATTTTGTTTTATATGCGGGAATAGGACGTAAAACAACAATGGGAATGGGAATGGTAAGAAGAAAGTAG
- the cas7d gene encoding type I-D CRISPR-associated protein Cas7/Csc2, protein MALLKTVDAKLFQSEIPYKPMGKYAHFLTIRITESYPLFQTDSELNKARVRAGVKDKNTISRLSMFKRKQSTPERLVGRELLRKYEFMTAEECEYNVSFAMDNPDCIIYGFAIGDSGSEKSKVVVDTAFSITAFDESHETFTLNAPFENGTMASKGESGSKPGEVTSRINQQDHIRPQVFFPSIVTLKDPTEASFLYVLNNILRTRHYGAQTTRTGRVRNELIGVIFADGEITSNLRWTQAIYDEMRVNNTLKSPDPLDEDDVITAAKNAIKNLMADEFIVHTDFIGDAFLPLLNEVKNLTNNEAGIKSLLQQANDEAKAYAKKHIKGKSEEAKTAKSKAGKNAKAE, encoded by the coding sequence ATGGCACTTTTAAAAACCGTTGACGCTAAATTATTTCAATCAGAAATTCCCTACAAACCAATGGGAAAATATGCCCATTTTCTCACCATTCGCATTACTGAATCTTACCCTTTATTCCAAACAGATTCAGAACTAAATAAAGCACGGGTAAGGGCTGGTGTTAAAGATAAAAATACCATTAGCCGTCTTTCCATGTTCAAGCGTAAACAATCCACACCAGAAAGATTAGTAGGTCGTGAACTATTGCGGAAATACGAATTTATGACAGCAGAAGAATGTGAATATAACGTATCTTTTGCAATGGATAATCCTGATTGCATTATTTACGGTTTCGCTATTGGTGACTCTGGTTCTGAGAAATCAAAAGTTGTGGTAGATACTGCATTTTCAATTACCGCTTTTGATGAATCTCATGAAACATTTACTCTCAATGCACCTTTTGAAAATGGTACAATGGCTTCTAAGGGAGAAAGTGGTTCTAAACCTGGTGAAGTTACCAGTAGAATTAACCAACAAGACCACATCAGACCACAGGTATTTTTCCCTAGCATTGTTACATTAAAAGACCCCACAGAAGCAAGTTTTTTGTATGTCTTGAATAACATCCTGAGAACTCGTCACTATGGCGCACAAACAACCCGCACAGGTAGAGTCAGAAACGAGTTAATAGGTGTTATTTTTGCTGATGGAGAAATTACCAGTAATCTCCGTTGGACTCAAGCAATATATGACGAAATGAGGGTTAATAATACTCTCAAATCACCAGATCCTTTAGATGAAGATGATGTAATTACTGCTGCTAAAAATGCAATTAAAAATTTAATGGCAGACGAATTTATTGTACATACAGACTTTATTGGTGATGCGTTTTTACCTCTATTAAATGAAGTCAAAAACCTCACAAATAACGAAGCAGGAATTAAATCACTCCTACAGCAAGCTAATGATGAAGCTAAGGCTTATGCTAAAAAGCATATTAAAGGTAAGTCTGAAGAAGCAAAAACCGCAAAATCAAAAGCAGGTAAAAATGCGAAAGCGGAGTAA
- the cas10d gene encoding type I-D CRISPR-associated protein Cas10d/Csc3, whose protein sequence is MAKKSKDANEYQQLSLLEIENNSDYETSDDDWLLGDFGFDGDDNRTIETKGQLLTLKLLKEAIQSQNPNDQVMADFSEYVLPNLLKIAIGVTAKGGKFFDEIDEKREAEGKTKVRRNNAADQSLNTHLLNGLFPANLIEQRLEKLDTTVKRVVKDKERRLVIAGFILHDFEKFPDAPEDCRKLPLDEHKKIIDEKIRQLGLDKFINPNNPEIYQEHIDDLLCMAYNAQIRWDTNWNFSEFGLNPVLKDRTIRSLCDLTRLADLLSSIIKHPQDSENRALNEILHSLSDGKLKFTYHHIAENRGVLTNVVNNAVIEAHTNLNTDENRYYQPLLYLPTGVIYLALRNAPPISPEILPDMVVNKIKSLCRDQLKLRQTGFGRDGKGMKYAEYYNLFFESPGLMQVALDATLRILNTGKTSVGKSRSENLVKFQKQNVLSADYDFQFDDDIRIDQIAEFGDLITRKIWDEIVNKIETERKKDKKLPQVPDFDLTHKVAEFWNLTEYLPQIREIQRINESLKEQKLKGNTGGVPYEWYYLAAKYLEKNPGIEDVRENCQQVIYYLTDLISPILAQYQLPDGWDDLRLWVLRVVMLPTTNTETSVKTEVDNFINELSNYNAAKKPGRGKQLICSISHSAYTVTEQMESAVLFTPQVYTNKQMLGGSNAKRNISSIAGVEMMLRQILMNQTQAVGKRFEDGKYRYLYFYPTYYFTPETNKFLQKAYMNIAQTRFDTSIRNHFISKDLQVDLGKENYQSVDSFLIDENLDSEKDRTFKLSYPDDLTFYFMALPPGRDSTDTESWVMPSWLAFAFPMILDVKTVVSESPIPPFNDGAEFEETVFLDSAPHAFRTLVKRDRFRLDYILEGWEEYGIQYPAPLNVLTAAYAIHLDVNARQGKTGYDANWGKFTELAKDFETSPLYVFAYLNKWVRNQGVETARIEKIKLYTYHFYPCFDPYTKFDSNEEKLIVGEKSTLNHPKKLTELYRRFYRANKRFNPKANAVLKPIDIAAETILKADSSVFDGETLISAVAAEVFKLMDRVHSSTAEGRWMMNKREEERQAVLEFANYFVVDVFEGSFKSDRARLAGRQLNLIRDTCEFLYRLEDDKENAEKSKSENDENQ, encoded by the coding sequence ATGGCTAAAAAAAGTAAAGATGCAAATGAATATCAACAATTATCACTTCTAGAAATAGAGAATAATTCAGATTATGAAACTTCAGATGATGATTGGTTATTGGGTGACTTTGGTTTTGATGGTGATGATAATAGAACGATTGAAACCAAAGGACAATTACTCACACTCAAACTATTAAAAGAAGCAATACAATCGCAAAATCCAAATGATCAAGTCATGGCAGATTTTAGCGAATATGTATTACCAAACTTGCTAAAAATCGCTATTGGTGTCACCGCTAAAGGTGGTAAATTCTTTGATGAAATAGACGAAAAACGAGAAGCCGAAGGTAAAACCAAAGTTAGACGAAATAACGCTGCTGATCAATCTTTAAATACACACTTACTTAATGGCTTATTTCCAGCAAATTTAATTGAGCAAAGATTAGAAAAACTGGATACCACAGTAAAAAGGGTTGTAAAAGATAAAGAAAGGCGTTTAGTAATTGCTGGTTTTATTCTCCATGACTTTGAAAAATTCCCAGATGCACCTGAAGACTGTCGCAAACTACCTTTAGATGAACATAAAAAAATCATTGATGAAAAAATTCGACAATTAGGACTTGATAAATTTATCAATCCCAATAATCCCGAAATTTATCAAGAACATATTGATGATTTATTGTGTATGGCTTATAATGCACAAATTCGCTGGGATACTAACTGGAATTTTTCGGAATTTGGGTTAAATCCTGTTCTTAAAGATCGCACGATTCGCAGTTTATGTGATTTAACTCGTTTAGCTGATTTACTTTCTTCAATTATTAAACATCCTCAAGATTCAGAAAATAGGGCATTAAATGAAATTCTCCATAGTCTCAGTGATGGAAAACTGAAGTTTACTTATCATCACATTGCCGAAAATAGAGGTGTTTTAACCAATGTTGTTAATAATGCTGTAATTGAAGCTCACACTAACTTAAATACTGACGAAAATAGATATTATCAACCTTTGTTATATCTACCAACAGGGGTAATTTATCTAGCGTTGCGTAATGCTCCTCCTATCTCACCAGAAATTTTACCAGATATGGTAGTTAATAAAATTAAATCTCTTTGTAGAGATCAATTAAAACTCAGACAAACGGGATTTGGTAGAGATGGAAAAGGTATGAAATATGCTGAATATTACAATCTATTTTTTGAATCTCCAGGTTTAATGCAAGTTGCTTTAGATGCTACTTTACGGATTTTAAATACAGGTAAAACATCTGTTGGTAAAAGTCGCAGTGAGAATTTAGTTAAGTTCCAAAAACAAAATGTTTTATCTGCTGATTATGATTTTCAATTTGATGATGATATTCGCATTGATCAAATTGCCGAATTTGGAGATTTAATTACTCGCAAAATTTGGGATGAAATAGTTAATAAAATTGAAACTGAAAGGAAGAAAGATAAAAAACTTCCACAAGTTCCAGATTTTGATTTAACTCATAAAGTTGCTGAATTTTGGAATTTAACAGAATATCTACCGCAGATTCGAGAAATTCAACGCATTAATGAAAGTTTGAAAGAACAAAAACTCAAAGGTAATACAGGAGGTGTACCTTATGAATGGTATTATCTAGCGGCTAAATATTTAGAGAAAAATCCAGGTATTGAAGATGTGCGGGAAAATTGTCAACAGGTAATCTATTACTTGACAGATTTAATTTCTCCAATTCTTGCACAATATCAATTACCTGATGGTTGGGATGATTTAAGGTTATGGGTATTAAGAGTTGTTATGTTACCCACTACCAATACAGAAACATCTGTAAAAACTGAAGTTGATAATTTTATCAATGAGTTGAGTAATTATAATGCTGCTAAAAAGCCAGGGAGAGGTAAACAATTAATCTGCTCAATTTCTCATTCTGCATACACTGTAACTGAGCAAATGGAATCAGCAGTTTTATTTACACCCCAAGTTTATACAAATAAACAAATGTTAGGAGGTTCTAACGCTAAACGCAACATTTCCAGTATTGCTGGTGTGGAAATGATGCTCAGACAAATATTAATGAATCAAACTCAAGCTGTAGGTAAAAGATTTGAAGATGGTAAATATCGCTATCTCTACTTTTATCCAACTTATTACTTCACTCCAGAAACTAATAAGTTTTTACAAAAAGCTTACATGAATATTGCTCAAACTCGTTTTGACACGAGCATTCGTAATCATTTCATCAGTAAAGATTTACAGGTTGATTTAGGTAAAGAAAATTATCAAAGTGTTGATAGTTTCTTAATTGATGAAAATTTAGATAGTGAAAAAGACCGCACATTTAAACTTTCCTATCCAGACGATTTAACATTTTACTTCATGGCTTTACCACCAGGACGAGATAGCACTGATACAGAATCTTGGGTAATGCCGAGTTGGTTAGCGTTTGCTTTCCCCATGATTTTAGATGTCAAAACTGTAGTTTCCGAGTCTCCTATTCCCCCATTTAATGATGGTGCAGAATTTGAAGAAACGGTATTTCTTGATAGTGCGCCTCATGCTTTCCGTACTTTGGTGAAAAGAGATAGATTCAGACTTGATTACATTCTGGAAGGTTGGGAAGAGTACGGTATTCAATATCCTGCACCTTTAAATGTTTTAACTGCTGCTTACGCTATTCATTTAGATGTGAATGCGAGACAAGGAAAGACTGGATATGATGCTAATTGGGGGAAATTTACGGAATTAGCAAAGGATTTTGAAACCAGTCCTCTATATGTCTTTGCTTATCTGAATAAATGGGTGCGTAACCAAGGAGTTGAAACAGCAAGAATTGAAAAAATAAAACTTTACACCTATCATTTTTACCCTTGTTTTGACCCTTATACAAAATTTGATTCTAATGAGGAGAAATTAATTGTGGGAGAAAAATCAACTTTGAATCATCCAAAGAAATTAACGGAACTTTATCGCCGATTTTATCGAGCCAATAAAAGGTTTAATCCGAAAGCTAATGCAGTTTTAAAACCCATTGATATCGCTGCAGAAACTATTCTCAAAGCAGATTCCAGTGTATTTGATGGAGAAACTTTAATTTCAGCCGTAGCAGCAGAGGTTTTTAAACTGATGGATCGGGTACATTCTTCTACTGCGGAAGGACGTTGGATGATGAATAAAAGGGAGGAGGAAAGACAAGCAGTTTTAGAGTTTGCAAACTATTTTGTAGTTGATGTATTTGAAGGAAGTTTTAAGAGCGATCGCGCACGGTTAGCAGGCCGTCAATTAAATCTAATTCGAGATACCTGTGAATTTCTTTATCGTTTAGAAGATGACAAAGAAAACGCCGAGAAATCTAAATCTGAAAATGATGAAAATCAATAA
- the cas1d gene encoding type I-D CRISPR-associated endonuclease Cas1d: MGTLYVLQNDAFVGKVDERITVKFEKKILQDIPFIHLKSVVVLGRATISPAVVSELMIRHIPLSFINEIGHYLGRLEPEMSGNIFVRKAQWQAAGETPQSIHVVQGFVRGKLKNYRQILMRRQRESDDVNLSKNITRIEQVIDSIKSTENINSLRGLEGAGSAAYFGGFNQLIRNPEFSFTKRVRRPATDPVNSLLSFGYTLLRHDVQGAVNIVGFDPCLGYLHFDRYNRPSLALDLMEEFRPLVVDALVLSILNNQLLTPADFVTEPLSGAVHLTPEGRKTFLTLYQKKKITEFKHPVMGRKCTYQEAFELQARLLAKYLMGTTDKYPPLFLK; encoded by the coding sequence ATGGGTACTCTTTACGTTTTACAAAATGATGCTTTTGTCGGTAAGGTTGATGAACGGATTACTGTGAAGTTTGAAAAGAAAATTCTTCAGGATATCCCTTTTATTCATCTTAAAAGTGTGGTAGTATTAGGACGAGCGACTATTTCACCTGCGGTTGTTTCCGAATTAATGATTCGTCATATTCCTCTTTCTTTTATTAATGAAATCGGTCATTATTTAGGACGCTTAGAACCAGAAATGTCTGGTAATATTTTCGTTCGCAAGGCACAATGGCAAGCTGCGGGAGAAACACCCCAATCTATTCATGTGGTGCAAGGTTTTGTGAGGGGAAAATTGAAAAATTACCGTCAAATTTTGATGCGTCGTCAACGGGAATCTGATGATGTTAATTTATCTAAAAATATCACTCGCATTGAACAGGTAATTGATTCGATTAAGTCAACTGAAAATATCAATTCTTTGCGCGGTTTAGAAGGTGCTGGTAGTGCTGCTTATTTTGGTGGTTTTAATCAATTAATTCGTAATCCCGAATTTTCTTTTACTAAGCGAGTGCGTCGTCCAGCGACTGATCCGGTAAATTCTTTACTCAGTTTTGGTTATACTTTGTTGCGTCATGATGTCCAAGGTGCTGTAAATATTGTAGGGTTTGATCCTTGTCTAGGATACCTGCATTTTGATCGCTATAATCGTCCTTCTTTGGCTTTAGATTTGATGGAAGAATTTCGCCCTTTGGTGGTAGATGCGCTGGTTTTATCTATTTTGAATAATCAATTATTAACACCCGCAGATTTTGTGACGGAACCTTTAAGCGGTGCTGTTCACTTGACTCCTGAAGGACGTAAAACTTTTTTGACTTTGTACCAAAAGAAAAAAATAACGGAGTTTAAACATCCGGTGATGGGGCGTAAATGCACTTATCAAGAAGCTTTTGAATTACAAGCTAGATTATTAGCTAAATATTTGATGGGAACAACTGATAAGTATCCACCTTTGTTTTTGAAATAG
- the bchI gene encoding magnesium chelatase ATPase subunit I, translating to MTSTAQASASARRAVFPFTAIVGQEEMKLALLLNVIDPKIGGVMIMGDRGTGKSTTIRALADLLPEIPVVANDPFNSDPNDPDLMSDEVRQQVAQGAEVPIAHKKVIMVDLPLGATEDRVCGTIDIEKALSEGVKAFEPGLLAKANRGILYVDEVNLLDDHLVDVLLDSAASGWNTVEREGISIRHPARFVLVGSGNPEEGELRPQLLDRFGMHAEIHTVKEPALRVQIVEERGEFDQNPAVYLEQHKTEQEALQEKIVKAQELLPQVNLDYDLRVKISEVCSELDVDGLRGDIVTNRAAKALTAFEGRTEVTVDDIRRVITLCLRHRLRKDPLESIDSGYKVEKVFARVFGVELPEDGAAQKNGTGMKAGVR from the coding sequence GTGACTTCAACTGCTCAAGCTAGTGCGAGTGCGCGTCGCGCGGTCTTTCCATTTACAGCAATTGTCGGCCAGGAAGAAATGAAACTGGCACTGCTGTTAAACGTGATTGATCCCAAAATTGGTGGTGTAATGATTATGGGCGATCGCGGCACCGGCAAATCTACAACCATCCGTGCTTTGGCAGACCTGCTGCCTGAAATCCCCGTAGTTGCCAATGACCCCTTCAACAGTGACCCCAACGACCCGGACTTGATGAGCGATGAAGTCCGTCAACAAGTGGCGCAAGGGGCAGAAGTTCCCATAGCTCACAAAAAAGTCATCATGGTAGATTTACCATTGGGCGCAACAGAAGACCGGGTTTGCGGTACTATCGACATTGAAAAAGCTTTATCTGAAGGTGTGAAAGCCTTTGAACCGGGACTGCTGGCCAAAGCTAACCGAGGCATTCTCTACGTCGATGAGGTTAACTTGTTAGATGACCACTTGGTAGACGTACTCCTGGACTCTGCTGCTAGTGGTTGGAACACAGTAGAACGGGAAGGTATTTCTATCCGTCACCCAGCGCGGTTTGTTCTCGTTGGTTCGGGAAACCCAGAAGAAGGTGAACTGCGTCCCCAACTACTTGACCGTTTTGGGATGCACGCGGAAATTCACACGGTGAAAGAACCGGCTTTGCGGGTGCAAATTGTGGAAGAACGGGGAGAATTTGACCAAAATCCCGCCGTTTATTTAGAACAACACAAAACTGAGCAAGAAGCATTACAGGAGAAAATTGTCAAGGCGCAAGAATTGTTACCCCAAGTTAACCTTGACTATGACCTGCGGGTGAAAATTTCGGAAGTTTGTTCAGAATTGGATGTAGATGGTTTGCGGGGTGACATCGTTACCAACCGTGCTGCTAAAGCCTTAACTGCATTTGAAGGACGGACAGAAGTTACCGTTGATGATATCCGTCGGGTAATTACTTTATGTCTGCGTCACCGTCTGCGGAAAGATCCTTTAGAATCTATTGATTCTGGGTATAAGGTTGAAAAAGTTTTTGCTCGCGTTTTTGGTGTGGAACTTCCAGAAGATGGTGCTGCACAGAAAAACGGTACAGGGATGAAAGCTGGGGTGCGTTAG
- the cas5d gene encoding type I-D CRISPR-associated protein Cas5/Csc1, whose product MVFIYRCQLELHDSLYFATREIGRLYETEPIIHNYALCYALGLIDSQIYSTTVAEEDSYRYFCPEQVPKYEAHLTPLNQQGIYITPARSLNHTAILSTWKYANNNYHVEMEKTQKNIPSFGRAKEIAPETQFEFFLISQKEIKLPKWVRLGKWMSKAEIMVNKLPQPKTKTGLFTCTHPLNPLDVMFTNQVISYDVVNMPPVSLIQNVQIQGEYYYFDDIKNVKLPKQMQYRFRA is encoded by the coding sequence ATGGTGTTTATCTACCGTTGTCAATTAGAACTACATGACAGCCTCTATTTTGCCACTCGTGAAATTGGCAGACTCTACGAAACAGAGCCAATAATTCACAATTATGCCCTCTGTTATGCACTCGGTTTAATTGATAGTCAGATCTACTCAACAACCGTTGCTGAAGAAGATTCCTATCGCTATTTCTGCCCCGAACAAGTGCCAAAATATGAAGCACATTTAACGCCTTTAAATCAACAAGGAATCTATATAACTCCCGCTCGTTCTTTGAATCATACGGCTATTCTGAGTACATGGAAATATGCCAATAATAACTACCATGTAGAAATGGAAAAAACCCAAAAGAATATTCCCAGTTTTGGACGAGCAAAGGAAATTGCACCGGAAACTCAATTTGAGTTTTTTCTCATCTCGCAAAAAGAGATTAAATTACCTAAATGGGTTCGCTTAGGTAAATGGATGAGTAAGGCAGAAATTATGGTTAATAAATTACCACAACCAAAAACTAAAACTGGTTTATTTACCTGCACTCATCCTTTAAATCCCTTAGATGTCATGTTTACTAATCAAGTCATTAGTTATGATGTGGTAAATATGCCGCCAGTTAGCCTCATTCAAAATGTGCAAATTCAAGGAGAATATTACTATTTTGATGATATCAAAAATGTAAAACTTCCCAAACAAATGCAATACCGTTTTCGGGCTTAG
- the cas4 gene encoding CRISPR-associated protein Cas4 — protein MLSLVTSADDYVNIASLNQYSYCPHRCWLIHCAGEFIDNQYTIEGTSLHERVHTIGEGNREETYQIRAIYLKSDQYQLVGKSDLIEFENGEYYPIEYKRGRKGEWDNDELQVCAQALCLEEMTGKNINFGYIYYAQSHQRQLVEITPELRASTIATIEAVQMLLFTGAMPKPVKTKRCDGCSLYSRCLPQAVEKVGRYQEAN, from the coding sequence ATGCTGTCCCTTGTTACCTCTGCTGATGATTATGTGAATATTGCCTCATTAAATCAATATTCCTACTGTCCCCATCGTTGTTGGTTGATTCATTGTGCAGGTGAGTTTATTGATAATCAATACACTATTGAAGGCACAAGTTTACATGAACGAGTTCACACTATTGGAGAAGGAAACCGTGAGGAAACTTACCAAATACGGGCAATTTATCTCAAGTCTGATCAATATCAATTAGTTGGTAAGTCTGATTTAATTGAATTTGAAAATGGTGAATATTACCCAATTGAATATAAACGCGGACGTAAAGGAGAATGGGATAATGATGAGTTACAAGTTTGCGCTCAGGCTTTGTGTTTGGAGGAAATGACGGGTAAAAATATCAATTTTGGTTATATTTATTATGCTCAATCTCATCAACGTCAATTAGTAGAAATTACGCCAGAATTAAGAGCTAGTACCATTGCCACTATTGAAGCTGTGCAAATGTTGTTGTTTACAGGTGCAATGCCAAAACCTGTAAAAACAAAACGTTGTGATGGTTGTAGTTTATATTCTCGATGTTTGCCTCAAGCTGTTGAGAAGGTGGGGCGTTATCAAGAGGCAAATTGA
- a CDS encoding glycosyltransferase has protein sequence MKLSLCMIVKNEEASLPKCLGSVQNVVDEIVVLDTGSTDKTPEIAQQFGAKVHYFQWCNDFSAARNEALKYVTGDWVLVLDADETLTPEIAQQIREAINIDDYLLINLVRQEVGATQSPYSLVSRLFRHHPDIRFERPYHALVDDSIAAILKKENYWQVGYLTGVAILHAGYQKAVINQQNKYAKAAAAMEEFFAANPDDAYVCSKLGALYVEMGQINEGIELLNRGLRQVLGNRSKSEKKPLGWLKNSQSMKGINSLDQDIQETNYDILYELNYHLGIAYTHLKNLPLAISHYQAALKLPIYPLLKLGGYNNLGNLLKATGDLQGAKNAYETALKIDESFVTGYYNLGMVCKAMGLFVEAVEAYNCAIFLNPNYADAYQNLGVVLLKIGDVENSLAAFKCAIALHEQDNPQEAKRLLQGLQEMKLI, from the coding sequence ATGAAACTCAGTCTGTGCATGATTGTCAAAAATGAAGAAGCTTCTCTACCAAAGTGTTTGGGAAGTGTGCAGAATGTTGTAGATGAAATTGTAGTTCTCGATACAGGTTCAACTGATAAAACGCCAGAAATCGCTCAACAATTCGGTGCTAAAGTACATTATTTTCAATGGTGTAATGATTTTAGTGCTGCTCGTAATGAAGCTTTAAAATATGTGACAGGTGACTGGGTTTTAGTGTTAGATGCTGATGAAACTCTCACACCAGAAATTGCACAGCAAATCAGAGAAGCGATTAATATAGATGATTATTTATTAATCAATCTTGTCCGTCAAGAAGTTGGTGCGACTCAATCTCCTTATTCTCTGGTTTCTCGATTATTTCGCCATCATCCAGATATTCGTTTTGAACGCCCCTATCATGCTTTGGTTGATGATAGTATTGCGGCAATTTTAAAGAAAGAAAATTATTGGCAAGTTGGCTATTTAACAGGAGTTGCTATTCTCCATGCTGGATATCAAAAAGCTGTAATTAATCAGCAAAATAAATATGCTAAAGCCGCAGCAGCAATGGAGGAATTTTTTGCAGCTAATCCTGATGATGCTTATGTTTGCAGTAAATTGGGGGCTTTGTATGTGGAAATGGGTCAAATTAACGAGGGAATAGAGTTATTAAATCGGGGTTTACGTCAGGTACTTGGTAATCGCAGTAAGAGTGAGAAAAAACCTCTGGGATGGTTGAAAAATTCTCAATCAATGAAAGGAATAAATTCTCTGGATCAAGATATCCAGGAAACAAATTATGATATTTTATATGAATTAAATTATCATTTAGGTATTGCTTATACACATTTAAAAAATCTACCTCTGGCTATTTCTCATTATCAAGCGGCGCTAAAGTTACCAATTTATCCTCTGTTGAAGTTGGGAGGATATAATAATTTGGGTAATTTGTTGAAAGCTACGGGGGATTTGCAAGGGGCGAAAAATGCTTATGAAACTGCTTTGAAAATTGATGAGAGTTTTGTGACTGGGTATTATAATTTGGGGATGGTATGTAAAGCTATGGGTTTGTTTGTTGAGGCGGTTGAGGCTTATAATTGCGCTATATTTTTAAATCCTAATTATGCGGATGCTTATCAAAATTTGGGGGTGGTGTTGTTGAAAATTGGTGATGTAGAAAATAGTTTGGCTGCTTTTAAATGTGCGATCGCTCTCCATGAACAAGATAATCCTCAAGAGGCTAAACGCTTACTTCAAGGTTTACAGGAAATGAAGTTAATTTAA